CTGCATTTTCTAATCGCTTTCCTCCAGCCTTAATGGTCAATTCATCAATACCTGAAGACTGAAGTTGCTTATCTGCAGATTCCAAGAGTGCATTCGCTTCAGCAAGTTGTTCATCGGTAAAGTGTACAACTGCACCTAATGCTAACTGCTTATTTTCACGCCAGTGAGTTCCGTCATAGTAAAGATAGTCTGTTGCGTTGGTATAAGCGAGCCTGTTCGCATACTCTCTTGCAAGAACTCCTGCTTCCCCAACATCAGAGTAATCATCTGGTTTTAATGTTTCTCTATTGAAAGCATCTGGAGCCACGTAGCCTTTGGATGTTTTTATAGTTCTATTGTAGAATCGCACAGCACTACCCCAGATGGAATCTAACTCTGCTTTATCAAGTGGTGGTACACATTTCTGTGCCTGCTCATCAAAACCATACCTAGCTTCTTGGGTCACGCCTAACCGTTTGAGAATTTTCGCAGCAAATACAGACATCGTTGAATTACGACTCCCTTGCTGGATCGGTCCACTTGGAGGAGTATAGAAGTCTGCATCGAAATCTTCCTCGTCTTCAATAGAAACAACTTGAAACAAATCTTCATCAATAGTTAGCCATGAATCATGCCATATAACCTGCGCATTTGGATTTCCAAAGAAGAACCTTGCCGCATCCTTGGCATGATCATCAAAAAACTTGTATTGATTACAGAGTTCTTCCTTCATTGCTACATAGATGTCTTTATCTGTTACCTCATTAATTTGGAAGTAGATATGAAACTTGGGTCTAGGTGCTTTGCCACCTTTAGCCTTCAAATGACTTCTACTGGTTACCAAGGCAAAATTGTAATCCGCAAAGATTTCTTTTAATCGTTCTACAGTTATCCATTCTTCTGGATTTTCAGAATGGTCATTATCAATATCCATGACCAAAACGTTCGACTGGATGAAATTGGTATTTGAGCGTGTATTGTTTAAAAACAGCCCTGCCACATGGTCGAATTGCACAACAGTTTGTAGCGATATTTCATCAGTAATAGTTACTTGATTGGGATAAACCGTGGTTGTCTGAACCCCAGTCTGTCCAGAATGAGATAAGGTAAATTGCATTATATACCCTCCAAATGTAATTAATGATGTGTGGAGATTTTTCCCTCCTACCTTATTAGGTAGAACTACGGCTGATTTTTCCGCCCCTTAATAAAACTTTTTTCAAAAAAAAATAATCTTCCTTTATATAGCCAGAGGGAGATTATTTTTATGTATAACAAATTAAAAAAATATTTATAAAAAAGCGGAAAATTACATCCCAGTATTACCTATATATGTGTAAGGGATGAAAAACATCGATTCAAAAAATTTTTCATAAAAACCGGAATTTCTGTTCACATCTCTACCTAATAAGATAGGAGGTCACAAAATGACTCAAGAAATAACTGTGAATCATAATGATGAACTGGTCGATACACTCACCGCCATCAGCGTCATCTCAAAGCAACTCGCTCGTAAGATAAAGGAGGAAGAAAGCAATGAGCAAAATGAAAGAACTGAATAGACTAATTCATGAAATGGAGGAAACCGCAAAATACTACCTTCGCTTGGTAGATGAATTCAAGAAACTCCTCTCTTCTGAGGAAGAAACAGTAACAAAACCTGATCAATCTAAACCAGAACCACAAAAGGAAATTCAATTAGAGGATATCCGTGCTGTACTTGCCTCGAAAGCAAAAGATGGCTATAAGGAAGATGTCCGTGCTCTTCTAAACGCTTACGGTGCTTCTTCTCTATCAGCACTTGATCCAAAACACTTTGCGGCAGTACTTGAAGAAGCAGGAGGGATTGGTAATGACTAACCACGCCATTCTATCCGCATCTGCATCACATCGTTGGTTGAACTGCCCACCATCTGTTCGCCTAACAGAGGAACTACCAGGCACAACATCTGAGTTTGCTCTTGAAGGTACTGATGCTCACGAGTTGTGTGCTTATCTAGTCGAGAAAGCTTTAGGGAGGAATGCGCGTGATCCAACTGAGGATTTAGCATTTTACAACGATGAAATGCAGAATTGCGCAGAAGAATACCGCAACTATGTCATGGAACAAGTTGAGAAAGCCAAAGGCTACTCTCGTGACCCCACAGTTCTTATCGAACAACGACTTGACTTTTCCAAATGGGTGCCTGATGGCTTTGGAACTGGGGATTGCCTCATCGTAGCAGACGGACTTCTTCAGGTAATTGACTACAAGCACGGGCTTGGTGTTCTAGTTGATGCAGTCCATAACCCACAAATGATGTGTTATGCACTTGGAGCACTTGAGATGTTTGATGGACTTTATGATTTCGATAAAGTTACCATGACAATCTTTCAACCACGAAAACATAACATTTCTACCTTTGAGATGGAAAAAGCTGAGTTGCTTGAATGGGCTGAAAACGTACTCGCTCCAAAAGCTGAACTTGCATTCAAAGGTGAGGGGGAGATACAATCTGGTAAACACTGCCAATTCTGTAAACTCAAGAATGTCTGTCGAAAGCGTGCTGAGGATAATTTGGCACTAGCCAAGATGGAGTTTGCGGATCCAGCTTCCCTTGATAACGAGGATATCGCTGATATTTTGCCTAAACTAGATTTGTTGATTTCATGGGCAAACGACATCAAAGCTTATGCTTTAAATCAAGCAACAGATGGACATCCTATCCCAGGATACAAACTGGTTGAAGGTCGCTCTGTTCGTAAATTCTCAAATGAGTCAGCCGTTAGCCAAGCAGTGATTGAAGCAGGCTATGACCCTTATGAGAAGAAACTGCTCACTATCACTGCCATGACTAAGTTACTTGGCAAGAAAACTTTTAACGACCTACTTGGTGGTCTCGTAATAAAACCAAGTGGTAAACCAACACTCGTTCCAATTGACGATGGCCGTCAAGAGATGAACCTTGCAAAAAATGAATTTAAAGAGGATTAACTATATGACAACTAAAGTAATAACAGGACCAAACACTCGCTTCAGCTACTTAAATGCCAACGAACCAAAATCTATCAATGGTAGCACTCCCAAGTATAGTGCCTCTCTCATCATCCCAAAAGAGGATACCGTCACCATTAACAAAATCAAGGCTGCTATTGAACAAGCCTATAAAGAAGGTGAGTCAAAGTTAAAGGGCAACGGTAAATCTGTACCTGCTCTATCTACTCTGAAAACTCCCCTACGTGACGGTGACCTTGAACGCCCTGATGATGAAGCATACAAAAATGCATACTTTGTAAATGCCAACTCACCTCACAAACCTGGTGTAGTTGATGGTAATCGTCAAGAAATCATTGATACCTCAGAATTGTACTCTGGTATCTATGGTCGTGCTTCAATCACCTTCTACGCATTTAATTCCAATGGTAATAAAGGTATTGCTTGCGGTTTGAATAACTTGCAAAAATTGCGTGATGGCGAGCCACTCGGTGGTCGTACTCGTGCTGAGGATGATTTTGCGACTGAAGATGATGATGACTTTTTGAACTAGAACTAGAAATGGAGAATGAGATTGATTATGTATACTATTTTAACTTGTACAATTATGGGACTCTGGGTGCTAATCGGACTATACTTCGGGTATATGACCATAAGAGATGACATTCGAAATGAAATTGAACGTAGGGCAAAGCAAAATAAAGAAAAACTTAGCCAAACGCCACTCAGTCGGAAAAATAAATAAAACTTTAGGTGGCAGTACTTCTGTCACTTTTTTCAGAAAGGACAAACTATGCCGATTAAAGAACTCAGCATTGACATCGAAACCTATTGTGAAATTGACTTACGAAAATCTGGTGTATATCGCTATGCGGAAGATGACAGTTTTGAACTCCTTTTAATTGCGGTTTCTGTCGATAATGGACCAGTGACTGTATATGACTTAACGAAAGAGAATTTTCCACAAGATATCCTTGAGGCCTTGGTGAATGATAGTGTCATTAAATGGGCATTCAACGCTTCATTTGAGCGAATTTGCCTATCCAACTGGCTCAAGAAATATCATCCTGAATTCTTATCAGATGGATTTCTCTCGCCCAATTCATGGCGGTGTAGCATGATTTGGTCCGCATATTTAGGACTCCCACTTTCATTAGAAGGGGTTGGAACAGTTCTCAAACTCAAAGACAAAAAGATGAGAGAGGGGGCTGACCTCATTCGCTACTTCTGCGTGCCTTGTAAGCCAACAAAAGTCAATGGGGGACGAATTCGTAACTTTCCTCATCACGCACCTAACAAGTGGTCTACATTTATCAATTACAACAGACGTGATGTTGAGGTCGAATTGGCCATTAAGGAACGGGTGAAAAACTTCCCAGTACCTAGCTTCGTTTGGAATGAGTACCACCAGGATCAGATTATCAATGACCGTGGTATTGGCATAGATATTGATTTTGTCAAAGCTGCTATCAAAATAGACGGAGAGAGCAAAGCTAAAATCCAAGAAGAACTAAAAGCCTTAACAGGTCTTGAAAATCCTAACTCAGTCCTGCAGATGATTGGCTGGTTACGTGATCACGGAGTAACTACAGATTCACTCGACAAAAAAACTGTGAAAGAACTTCTCAAAACGGTTGATGAAACAACTGCTCAAGTTCTCAAACTTCGTCAGCAAGCTGCCAAATCAAGTGTCTCCAAATACCAGGCCATGATGAACTGTGTTTGTAAAGACGGTCGAGCAAGAGGAATGTTTCAATTCTATGGAGCTAACCGTACAGGGCGTTGGGCTGGACGCTTAGTGCAACTTCAGAACTTACCACAGAACCATCTTCCTGACCTTGGGGAAGCTAGAAAACTTTTCAAAACCGGTGACTTAGAAGCTACTGAGCTAATCTACGACACACAAGATACCTTATCTCAACTTATCCGAACAGCCTTTATCCCTAGTAAAGGAAAGAAATTCATTGTTTGCGACTTTTCAGCAATCGAAGCTCGTGTACTCTCCCACTTAGCTGGAGAGAGATGGCGCAGTAAAGTATTTGAACAAGGGAAAGACATCTACTGTATGTCCGCTTCTCAGATGTTTGGAGTACCAGTTGAAAAGCATGGACAAAATTCCAAACTCAGACAAAAAGGGAAAATTGCGGAGCTTGCATGTGGCTATGGTGGTTCAGTCGGGGCACTCAAAGCCATGGGTGCCATTGACATGGGACTATCTGAGGAAGAACTCCAACCACTTGTAAGTTCATGGCGGCAAGCCAATCCGAATATCGTTCTCTTCTGGTGGGATGTAGACAGGGCGGTTAAAACTGCTGTTAAAAAGCTAAATCCAACATCAACTCACGGTATTCAATTTGAAGTTAAAAGTGGCATTTTATTCATCACCCTACCATCTGGTCATCAACTCGCCTACGTCAAACCTAAAATTGGTGAGAACCAATTCGGAGGGGAATCTGTCACCTACGAAGGGACTGGAACTGCCAAACGTTGGGAGAGACTAGAAAGTTACGGTCCAAAGTTTGTGGAGAACATTGTCCAAGCTATCAGTAGAGACATTCTTACTTACTCCTTGATGCAACTGAAAGAGTTTGAAATTGTTGGCCATGTCCATGATGAAGTAATAATCGAATGTCCTATGGAACAAAAACTTGATGAGATTGCATCATTAATGGGAATTGCACCAGACTGGATGTCCGACATTAATCTACGCGCCGACGGATACGAATGCTTATTCTATCAGAAAGATTAGCAAAAAATCGCCACCTCAATACGAGATGGCGATTTTCAATTATTGATTTAGTTCTTTATATACCTCCTTTGCGAGTGCATGTGCTTTCTTGATTGCAGCATAGCCTTGAGTCTTTTTCATCCCCATTTTGGCGATGATTTCTTGCTTGGTAATCTCATAATTACCATATATCAGTTTTAAAATTTTGCCATGCTTAGGACTACGTTGATATACTTCTTCAATCAACTCCTTCAAAGTTTCATTCAGCATAAGTGTTTCTTCATAGGATGAAATAGCTGAAGGATCATAGCCATACGACCTCATATCATCCTTGCTTTCCATCATTTCTTCAAGTGATGTTGTATCAAGTTTACTCCTAGAATGGCGACTTAGATACTCATGAACATCAGCATTGAATATTTTCATAGTGATATCAAACTCTTCTAGAGTAACTGGTACAAAACCAACTAATACTGATTTACCTCCAAATTTAAAGGTTCTTAAATTATTACGATTGATTTTCAGCACACTTAGCATCACTTTATCCTTAATCACAAATGGTGCTAGCACTTCTCCCGACAGACAAGGACGACCATCATATGATTTCTGGGATTCATAACGGTAGGGATTATTGTTAGATTGACTATGGTTTACTTGGTTTGCCATATTTTGTCTCGCTTTCATCGCATAGCAAAGAAAATGAGACAATAGACTCAACAAAAATATTTAATTCTGATTGCATAAGCACTTCCTTTGCTTAATATACAATCAGTAGACTTGAAATACTGATATTTGAATTTTGATACCTACACCTCAAGTCGTGCTAGCAAACGAATATAGGTTTCATGCAAATGTAAGCCATTACAAAGAAATTTCACAAGTTATGAAAGTTTCGTGATATAATAAGAGAAAACTAGAAATCTCGAGTAACTTACTTACATTGCTATTGTAAGATAATGAAATCAAAAAGTATTTGTCCTCTTTTTGACCAATTTTTGACCAATTTTTTCATTGAAAGGAGAATATTATTTGCAAGAATTTAATTTTTCCTCATATTTAAAACTTCTGTTACCTGGGATGACAACTTTAAAGCAGGGGCCGCTCGGTATAACACTACTTGAGCCGTTATCTAATTTAAACGGTATTACAACATCAATAGATGATCGAAAAATTACTCGCCTCGTACAAAGAAAAATTGAAGTTGATAGTGCTTTTATCCAAGCTTCAAACGATTACAACATTATCCAAGCAACGCTAAAAAATTTTGAAAAGAATATCTGTTCTGACTTACGCATACATAATAAGCAAGATATTTTCGACAACATATTAAAGTGCATCAACAGTGATTCAGAAGCATCTCCGAAAAAGTATGATGAACTAGCAAGATACTTAGAAAATGGGCAAGAAGTTGAGTTTTTAACTTATTCTTTTCTATATGCCCTTAACAAGACGAATAAGATGACTGATTCTGCACCTAGAATTGAGGATATTGAGCTTTTACAACAGGTTCGTAATAAATGTCCTCTCTGTCAGAAACCATTAACACGTCAAAAAAAAGACACTACAATCCGAGCATACAAAATAGTAGAGATATTCTCTTCCAATCTTGACAAGGATACTGCAGATAAATTTAAGAATTTCATGCCCCCGCCAGCTAAATTAGATTCATACGATAATAAAATCCCTTTATGTATTCAAGACGCTAACGAGTATGAAAACTATGCTGATATTGACGAATATGAAAAGTTACTGTCCATTAAACAAGAAATTCAGAAGTTAACTGAGATTCAAGAAGTTATGAATCACGGAAATCTTGAAACACAAATCACCGAAGTCATAGATGCACTAAACGATTATACTGGAAGCTCAAGCTCAACAACCCTGAATATGACCGCCCTTAAACTCAATCAGAAAATCTTACCTGAGCACAGTGTTTTAAGGGGAACAGTTCAATATCACGTACTTACTTATTTCTCATACATAAAAGACTTGTTTGCTGAAAATAGTAATTTCATAATGATTCAATGTGATATAAAAAAAGTTTTTACTCAATTAGCTAATACCAATCTCTCACAACCAGAGATCGTAGAAAATCTTGCCAATTGGCTCTTAAATCAATCAAAACTGAGCAATGGACATTTAGACGCATGTAAAATTATCGTATCTTACTTTATCCAAAATTGTGAGGTGTTCAATGAAATTACCGAATAAAGCAGTTTCTTATAAGAAAAGCATATTGCCTCTCTTTCCCATCATCTTAGAAGCACTACGAAATAATGATTATTCTCCAAGAGAACTCTATATAAAACTCTATAAAAAAATAGACAGTATCACGCTATTTACTGATGCAGTGACCTGTCTATATGCTCTTAAGAAAATCGATATGAATGAAAACGGGATGCTGTATTATGTTAAAACAAATTAGTTGTGATAAATTTTTAGAAAAAGGAAAAATTAGAGAGCCAATCGTATTTCATCCTGGATTAAATACAGTCATGGGTAGCGAAAATGCTGCTAACTCTATTGGTAAGTCTACTTTCCTTCTAATAGTTGATTTTATTTTTGGAGGAAGTGACTATGTCGAAGAAGCCTACGATATTGTTGAAAACGTAGGCCATCATACAATTAAATATGAATTCGTTTTTGATAACCAGTCATACTACTTCTCTCGTTCAACTGATAATTCTACTACCTTCAATAAATGTGACAGTAACTATACGGTTATTAAACGTTTAGATAAGGAAGCATACTGTCACTTTCTAAAGCAAAAATATAAAATGAACTATCCGTTCATTCAGTTTAGAGCCTCCATAAGTCCCTTTATACGTGCTTGGGGCAGAGAAACTATCGATAATAAGAAACCACTAAAAGCTGCAAAAGACTCCCCAGATAAACAGGGTATCGATACACTATTACGTTTGTTCAATAGATATAGTGAAATAGAGCAGCAGAAAAAATATATCGAAGATGCTGAAGATAGAAAGAAAGTCTTTGTGGCTGCTCAAAAATATAAGTTCATTGCTACAGTCCAGAATAAAACTGAATATAAGGACAACGAAAAAAGAATACAAGAACTAGAACAGGAAATAAATCAACTTACCAGAGAAAGTGATAGCGGTTTGGTTGATTTAGACTCTATTCAGGCACAACAATTATCAGAACTTAGACATCAATTATCTGATGCAAAACGCCAGCGCTCTAGCTTATTGTCTCAAAAACGAAGCTTTGAAGCAGAACGCAATCCTAAAAGGCAGCAATTTCAAAAAGATTTTGAATCGCTACAACAATTCTTTCCTAATGTAGACATCAAAACGATTTCTGAAATTGAGTCCTTCCATCAGCAACTTACATCCGTTTTAAGTGCAGAATACAGAGAATCGGCTAAAACATTACAAAACCTTATTAATCTAACTAATTCTCAAGTGAATCAATTAGAGGATAAAATATCCCAAATTAGTAACGTATCAAACGTCTCTCAGTCAATATTGGAACAGTATGCTTATTTACAACGAGAAATCACTCAACTTAGAGATTCCAATGAAAGTTTTAAACAAAAAGAAAAGCTGTCGGATGAAATCCGCGCTTTAAATAATGCCTATAATCAACTAATGAGAGCCATCCTGGATGATATTGAAGAAAGACTCAATTCAAGAATGTCTACCATAAATGATAAAATCTATAATGGTACTAAAACCAGTCCTAAAATATCATTAAAATCAGCAAAATCCTATGAGTTTTACACTCCACAAGATAGGGGAACTGGTTCTGAGTATAAAGGACTTATTCTTTTTGATATAGCTATGCTACAACTTACTAACCTTCCGATTATTGGTCATGACTCATTCTTTCTAAAACAAATTCAAGATGAAGGACTGGAAGGCATCTTACAATGCTATCTTGAACAAAAAAAGCAAGTGTTCATCACTTTTGATAAAGAAAAATCATATTCAAAAAAATGCCAAGAAATTCTAAAACAAACCGAGGTACTTAGGTTATATCCAAATGGAGGAGAGTTATTTGGTAGTGCTTGGAATAATAAAATATCAGAATAGCTATGAAAAAAGGCTGGGAACTCTCGATGGAGTCCCAACCTTTTTTTATCTCAATTTAGCATATAGTCTATCAAAGAGCTCATCAAGCTCCCTCTGATTGTCCTCATGATTATCTACAATACCTAATACAAGTTTGTTAAGTTGTTATCTCTCAATTTCGTTTATTTTTGGTATAGGAATACGTTTTAGATAATTCGCTGAATTATTCACTGTTGGATTAATAGAATGAATAATTTCATTGACTATAGCAGAATTAAGCAATGCTAAAATAAATAGTAAATCTGATGATATTTTTGGAAAAATACCTACAATACTTTGATCAAATACACTGTCTTCCATTAGACAAGCACGAACTTTTTTACTTTTAAGCATTGGAGTTGCAATGCCATATTTGAAATAATAGCTACTATTCTGAAATCGTGCTTTTTTAAAAACATGATAATCATTAATCTCACTCTTATCCCATCTAATATACCAATCTACTTCAGGCTTATGATATGGAGTTTTCAAACTCCCTTTTACTAATGGAATGTAGCTATTTGGAACATCGGTTCCATTGATATTCGCACATTCAGTAAAAATATCACTATCAACAACAATATCATAGCTACAACTACAGTTTAGGTAATCAGGAACGATTACTGTGCTGTTCTTCCTCGTGAAAGTCTACGATTTTGTAATTTTTTCCAAGCTTTTCTGAGTTCTATCACAGAGTTAATCTCTAAACCAATCTTTTCAACTAATATTTTATTATCTAACTCATTTATTAGCACTTCGATATTATCACTCCCGTTTTGACGAATAAATTCGTCAATTTTATTAAATAGTATATCAATCTCAGCATCTGTTACTTTCTTAGCATCAAAAATATTCGGAAGCATTATCTTTGAGACCTCACTAGGTAATATTTCAAGTACACCTCCACCATAACTTCTCCCCTCAAGCTCTGAAAATAACAAACCAACAGTTGTATAGTAGGCAACAATTAATCTTTTCCCATCAGCATGATTTTTCAACCTAACTCTGTGCATTGTATCTGTGCTTACCGCAGATACTTCTTCTGTATTCAACATAACTTTAGGGAATTGGTAATTTCTCCTCAAAAAGAAAATATCTGGACTCCACACCGAAGGGACTTTGTACCACTCATCACGAATTCTCGTTTTATAAGAAGTATTGTGGCTATTTTCTTCTCCCCATTTTATGTAATTATTCACACCATCTTTAAATTCACTTTTTTCATATGGACTGAGATCCAATAAGTATGTTCTAGCCCCTGACTCAATATTTTCTTCCCAATCTTCTTTTTGAAATTGGACTCCCTTAATATTTACGCTTCTAGCTATTAATGGTTTACAATACTTTCTTAAGTCATATTTTTCCACAATTTCTTCATTGATACAGAAGTATGCATTATTACCTGTTGTAATTCCAACTTCACACTTAGCAACATCTGAAAATTCAACAAATTCATTACTTTGCTTAATGGTATTAATTAAGTGAATTTGTTCGTTATTTAGAAAATATCTTGTCCACTTATTAGATTCTTTATCAACATTCATAAACTCAAACTCATTTAATGAATGTTCCTGTAAATCATCTGCATTTTTAAAAGGTACAACTTTTATAGAATGTTCTTTGTCACCTTTTATTTTTTCACCAAGAAGAAGAACCACTTCTTGCTCTATATCATCAAACACTAAATCATCAAATGTAACTATGGTACATCTATTAAGTTCTGTTAGTAAAAATTTCCTCAAATCCTCTGAATACTTTACTTGTAATAATTCCGCAGGAATGACTAACCCAATTCGACTCGAACTATCCATACAACTAATACATGCTACTGTAAATGAAACCCAGGCATTGATTAATTTATTGGGCTTCATTTTGTTTTTAGTTAAAATCTCACTTTGTTCTTCTCTCTGTTCTTCAGTTAAGTATTGATATCTAATATAAGGAGGATTTCCCAAGATTCCTTGAAATCTCATCTTATCTAATCCATTCTTGTAAGCATGATAGAAATCATCATTGACCACGACATTTAATGAGTCCCCATCAACCTCTGTTTGATTTTTCTGATGCCAACCAGAAATATGATGAAACCTACTTAACTGAGCTGCTATATGAGAAGTTTCCTCATCTATTTCAATTGCAAGAATACTAGAAGATTTATCTACATTTTCAGATTTAAGACTCCTTAAAAATACTCCGTCACCTACGCTCGGTTCTAAGATCTTTTTGATATTAGTTTCTTGATTCAAAACCCACTTTGTAACAAAATCTGCTATTAATTGTGGGGTAAAATACCGTCCACTTAACTTCTCAATTGATGCATTTTCTTTTAATAACACTTTCTTCGCTCCTTTTCAAAAATCCATATATTTCACAATTTCTATTGTGTGACGATATTAGCATAGGCTTGGATTTATATCAACACATAAGAAAATTAGTAAACTTATTCACCAGTAATTTCAATTAAGAACTCATCCGTTGTTCCATCAACTTTATAAAGAGTCATTATTTTTCCTAACAGATTACGATTTTTTATAATATCTCTTGCTTCACCCCAAGATAAACTTACATTCGGTTGTTTCTGCTGATAACTCTTCGTATCGGTTCTCTCATCATATTTCAATGTTAATGTATATGGTCCATACTCAATTCCTTCTATAATGAAGTGAAATTTAGCTTCTGTAAAATAATTATATGTCGGTTTACCTTCACGATTCGACCAAATAAGTTGGTTAAACACTTCATTGTAGAAATAGCTCTGCTGATCAATATCATACGCTCCTTTTTTCATTAGCATAGAACCTGTCGAGTTAGTTCTACTATTAGAAGGAATTGTTAAATCTCTTTCTTTCAGCTCTTTGGATTTCCATACTTCACTTACTGTTCCTGATAATGTAGATGTTAAAACAGGACTTGTTTTATTAACCTTAATACCTCCATCATTATTTTTTGAATTCTTAGTTAAATTTTGCTTTTTCTTAATAGGAGTAAGTTTCATTTGTTTGACAGTCTTACTACGAATAGAAGATTTACCTAAACTAATTTTTACCCTATTAATTGTTTCGTCAATTACTCGTCCATCTGAAAGCAAGTCATCCACAAGATTATTATTATCTACTTTTAAAACGTTACTTGTGTTTACCCCATCTTCATTTTCAGCATCTACAAAAGACAACAATTGTTGATATCCTTTAAGAAAATCATCATAAAATTTTTTATCAGAATCATCGGTTAAGTCTAACTCTAAACTTACGTTATTCTCAATATTCCTATGAAAACCACCTACGGTAAAGTTAGAACTACCAATTACTGCATAAGCCCTCTCGTTTTCTTCATCAATTAATAACAATGATTTCGCATGAAAAATAGTTGTTTGCGAACCCGTATCAACGACAAAAACACTTACGCCAGTATCAACTAACGCTCTTAATCCCTGGGATGAAGTTGAACCATTTCTAATACCAATAACAGCAGTAAAATCAGTCTCCTCTTCAAGTAACTCCCGTATTTCTAACACACTGTCCTCTCTTAGAAACGCAGAATAATAAATTGCTTTGTTATGTTTCTTACACAGTGTTTCCTTAACAATATCTGCAAAACTTATATCATCTAAACGTTGAATTGAATAATCTACTTTTGCCATAATTTCTCCTCGACACAAAATATATTTTTAAAAATTATATCAAAAAT
This region of Streptococcus suis genomic DNA includes:
- a CDS encoding class I SAM-dependent methyltransferase, with the protein product MLLKENASIEKLSGRYFTPQLIADFVTKWVLNQETNIKKILEPSVGDGVFLRSLKSENVDKSSSILAIEIDEETSHIAAQLSRFHHISGWHQKNQTEVDGDSLNVVVNDDFYHAYKNGLDKMRFQGILGNPPYIRYQYLTEEQREEQSEILTKNKMKPNKLINAWVSFTVACISCMDSSSRIGLVIPAELLQVKYSEDLRKFLLTELNRCTIVTFDDLVFDDIEQEVVLLLGEKIKGDKEHSIKVVPFKNADDLQEHSLNEFEFMNVDKESNKWTRYFLNNEQIHLINTIKQSNEFVEFSDVAKCEVGITTGNNAYFCINEEIVEKYDLRKYCKPLIARSVNIKGVQFQKEDWEENIESGARTYLLDLSPYEKSEFKDGVNNYIKWGEENSHNTSYKTRIRDEWYKVPSVWSPDIFFLRRNYQFPKVMLNTEEVSAVSTDTMHRVRLKNHADGKRLIVAYYTTVGLLFSELEGRSYGGGVLEILPSEVSKIMLPNIFDAKKVTDAEIDILFNKIDEFIRQNGSDNIEVLINELDNKILVEKIGLEINSVIELRKAWKKLQNRRLSRGRTAQ
- a CDS encoding phospholipase D family protein: MAKVDYSIQRLDDISFADIVKETLCKKHNKAIYYSAFLREDSVLEIRELLEEETDFTAVIGIRNGSTSSQGLRALVDTGVSVFVVDTGSQTTIFHAKSLLLIDEENERAYAVIGSSNFTVGGFHRNIENNVSLELDLTDDSDKKFYDDFLKGYQQLLSFVDAENEDGVNTSNVLKVDNNNLVDDLLSDGRVIDETINRVKISLGKSSIRSKTVKQMKLTPIKKKQNLTKNSKNNDGGIKVNKTSPVLTSTLSGTVSEVWKSKELKERDLTIPSNSRTNSTGSMLMKKGAYDIDQQSYFYNEVFNQLIWSNREGKPTYNYFTEAKFHFIIEGIEYGPYTLTLKYDERTDTKSYQQKQPNVSLSWGEARDIIKNRNLLGKIMTLYKVDGTTDEFLIEITGE